A part of Bufo bufo chromosome 7, aBufBuf1.1, whole genome shotgun sequence genomic DNA contains:
- the CDKL4 gene encoding cyclin-dependent kinase-like 4, which translates to MEKYEKLAKIGEGSYGVVFKCRNKETGQVVAIKKFVESEDDPVIKKIALREIRMLKQLKHSNLVNLLEVFRRKRKLHLVFEYCDHTVLNELERHPNGVPEAMTKIIVQQILQAVNYCHKNSCIHRDVKPENILLTKQGVIKLCDFGFARILTRPGDDYTDYVATRWYRAPELLVGDTQYGAAVDVWAIGCVFAELLSGQPVWPGKSDMDQLYLIIRTLGKLIPRHQYIFHSNQFFNGASIPEPDPDDVETLEEKFPNIQAMAMTFMKVCLRMNPDDRLTCEQLLESAYLNPTREEPEKKKGKGRRRQTQLLPQISGNGVSPAPEGKNKPRPQKFDHFPNI; encoded by the exons ATGGAGAAGTATGAGAAGTTGGCCAAGATCGGTGAAGGCTCATATGGGGTCGTCTTCAAGTGTCGGAATAAGGAGACGGGACAGGTGGTGGCCATCAAGAAGTTTGTGGAGTCTGAGGACGACCCTGTCATTAAAAAGATTGCGCTAAGAGAGATACGGATGTTAAAG CAACTGAAGCACAGTAACCTGGTGAACCTGCTGGAGGTTTTCCGCAGGAAGAGGAAGCTGCACCTGGTCTTCGAATATTGCGACCACACCGTCCTCAACGAGCTGGAGAGGCACCCCAATGG AGTCCCTGAGGCGATGACAAAAATCATTGTGCAGCAGATCCTGCAGGCGGTAAACTACTGCCACAAGAACAGT TGCATTCACCGAGACGTAAAACCCGAGAACATTCTGCTCACCAAACAAGGGGTCATAAAACTCTGCGATTTCGGCTTTGCTCGAATATTAA CTCGGCCTGGTGACGATTACACAGATTACGTGGCCACTCGTTGGTATCGGGCCCCGGAGCTGCTGGTCGGGGACACACAGTATGGAGCAGCAGTGGATGTGTGGGCCATAGGTTGCGTCTTCGCTGAGCTGCTGTCCGGACAGCCTGTGTGGCCTGGAAAATCAGACATGGACCAACTGTACCTCATCATCAGAACCCTGG gaaaacTGATCCCGAGACACCAGTACATCTTCCACAGTAACCAGTTTTTCAATGGTGCAAGTATCCCAGAACCTGACCCCGATGATGTG GAAACTCTGGAAGAGAAATTCCCAAATATTCAGGCCATGGCGATGACGTTCATGAAG gtctgTCTGCGCATGAATCCTGATGATCGTCTCACCTGTGAGCAGCTCCTCGAAAGTGCTTATCTAAACCCCACCCGTGAGGAGCCGGAGAAGAAGAAAGGCAAAGGAAGGAGGAGACAG ACGCAGCTGCTGCCTCAGATTTCAGGGAATGGCGTCTCACCTGCTCCAGAGGGGAAGAACAAGCCGCGGCCTCAGAAATTTGACCACTTCCCCAACATTTAA